A single window of Xylocopilactobacillus apicola DNA harbors:
- a CDS encoding ATP-binding protein translates to MDTMELRRWVDLKEDDHHDFKQVWHSKEKNYELVKDIFSFVNTTHHDDCFLIFGVSDNQEVIGIENDENRRNQADLIDMINKLPISGDHKPKIRIETLKYAEHEIDVLRIINTNAVPIYLNQKWPKKGSKNYLTPGQIFMREGDRNVSIDGTAEYPKVEKLWQKHFRFDVPILERYSYVLQDVENWSYYENKEGYGFLYNLNPDFNMNLVRDDENRADIKPFSLNYIDCTISWSMLKVNYRQITIKELSVVWLDGGRVISVSPEVSQMKFSNDDSFYYYFIAGTMKGLIQKLFEFYNYSNKSLGAAPLAEFYESVVFFESESEMKNIEHIVSKNWDSISKEIEPTKEELKIIPDAVINNCRNQSLKPPKEVFAILLRQQKLAKEIKKILPIYRLKKDNK, encoded by the coding sequence ATGGATACAATGGAATTACGCCGGTGGGTTGATCTTAAGGAAGACGACCACCACGATTTCAAACAGGTGTGGCACTCTAAAGAAAAAAATTACGAACTAGTAAAAGATATCTTTAGTTTTGTAAATACGACACATCACGACGACTGCTTTCTTATTTTTGGTGTGTCTGACAACCAGGAAGTTATTGGGATCGAAAATGATGAAAATCGTCGTAACCAAGCCGATTTGATAGACATGATTAATAAATTACCAATCTCTGGTGATCATAAACCTAAAATTAGAATTGAAACACTTAAATACGCTGAACACGAAATTGATGTTCTTAGAATTATCAATACAAATGCCGTCCCGATTTATTTAAATCAAAAATGGCCGAAAAAAGGATCCAAGAACTACCTCACTCCTGGCCAAATATTTATGCGTGAGGGTGATCGAAATGTTTCCATAGATGGAACTGCCGAATATCCCAAAGTAGAAAAACTTTGGCAAAAACATTTTAGATTCGATGTACCAATTCTGGAAAGATATAGTTACGTACTACAAGACGTGGAAAATTGGTCCTACTATGAAAATAAAGAGGGATACGGTTTCTTATATAATTTAAATCCGGATTTTAATATGAATTTAGTACGTGATGATGAAAACAGGGCTGATATTAAGCCTTTCTCGCTTAATTATATAGATTGTACAATTAGTTGGAGCATGTTGAAAGTAAACTATCGACAGATTACGATCAAAGAACTAAGTGTTGTTTGGCTTGATGGCGGTCGTGTTATTTCAGTATCTCCAGAGGTTAGCCAAATGAAATTCTCTAATGATGATTCATTTTACTATTACTTTATAGCTGGAACAATGAAGGGCCTGATTCAAAAACTTTTTGAGTTTTACAACTATTCAAACAAAAGTTTAGGTGCAGCCCCTCTAGCAGAATTTTATGAAAGTGTAGTTTTTTTCGAGTCTGAATCCGAAATGAAAAATATAGAGCATATTGTTTCAAAAAATTGGGATAGTATTTCTAAAGAAATAGAACCTACAAAAGAAGAATTAAAAATTATACCAGACGCAGTCATTAACAATTGTAGAAATCAAAGTTTAAAACCACCAAAAGAAGTGTTTGCCATTCTTTTAAGACAACAAAAATTAGCAAAAGAAATTAAAAAAATCCTACCAATCTACCGTCTTAAAAAAGATAATAAGTAG
- a CDS encoding ATP-binding protein: MPNPSKKLGVIVGVDGDLSQVGMYSMSNDSQFLWYGEILTGPKIGAFLTINQNDVKIIATVSREKIIDQQNTVKSVEFDNRFHKDSINRIVTLKTKGVIEDKKFQVTSQYVPMVGNEVTLTTKEELNLIFGLEKGEDSIYIGKSILEGQDIRLPINKFFASHIGIFGNTGSGKSNTLHKLYLELIKYDLFGVIFDTSQFFVIDFNGEYVAENMFGVTNNKEIFEINTRNEKEGRKLPIKKDYLFDADILAILFDARPATQVPFIRNALREYKKKIKDGESFADTEIGLLISILKSYKSVSAEALDNWIKAAESIGINPTTLENLKYILVKNKFGVMDMFSPDKVPVLEDGQITTHGYKYFNIDALKTKLAENFDEASEIYKLSFFLEFQKVYVSAWKSTNIEFINPLFHRIKSAFESLEKVIEIREQTADKFGGINIISLVHANQEIKRLIPMLLSKMIYDEQKSMVAGNTVTQTKHLIIDEAHNILNSEYHNNGDSWQDYRLSVFEEIIKEGRKFGFFLTLSSQRPADISPTIMSQLHNYIIHRLVNEKDLKMLENTMPTLDRSSYQMIPSLGQGEAIITGNSMQVPVFVKIEKEEVMRPKSDDVVLTELWMSSILN; the protein is encoded by the coding sequence ATGCCAAATCCAAGTAAGAAATTAGGCGTGATTGTTGGTGTAGACGGTGACTTATCACAAGTTGGGATGTATTCCATGTCAAATGATTCGCAATTTCTTTGGTATGGCGAAATCTTAACTGGTCCCAAAATTGGAGCCTTTTTAACCATTAACCAAAACGATGTCAAAATTATTGCAACTGTTTCCCGTGAAAAAATCATCGATCAGCAAAATACCGTAAAAAGTGTTGAATTCGATAATCGTTTTCATAAAGACTCGATTAATCGAATCGTCACCCTAAAAACCAAGGGTGTAATTGAAGATAAAAAATTTCAAGTCACTAGTCAATACGTGCCCATGGTCGGAAACGAAGTTACCTTGACCACAAAAGAAGAGCTTAATCTGATTTTTGGACTCGAAAAAGGAGAAGATTCAATTTATATCGGAAAATCCATTCTAGAAGGTCAAGATATAAGACTACCAATTAACAAGTTTTTCGCCTCTCATATAGGCATTTTTGGAAACACTGGAAGTGGGAAATCTAATACTCTACATAAGCTATATCTTGAACTAATTAAATATGATTTATTTGGTGTCATCTTTGATACATCTCAATTTTTCGTAATCGATTTTAATGGAGAGTACGTTGCAGAAAATATGTTTGGTGTTACCAATAACAAAGAAATTTTTGAAATCAACACTAGAAACGAGAAGGAAGGTCGTAAACTACCAATTAAAAAGGACTACTTATTCGATGCTGATATTTTGGCAATCCTTTTTGACGCAAGACCAGCGACTCAGGTGCCTTTTATACGCAATGCTTTAAGGGAATATAAAAAGAAAATTAAAGATGGGGAAAGTTTTGCGGATACTGAAATTGGATTACTAATTTCAATATTAAAAAGTTATAAAAGCGTTAGTGCAGAAGCGCTTGATAATTGGATAAAAGCAGCTGAATCCATCGGGATTAATCCAACAACATTGGAAAATCTAAAATATATACTTGTTAAAAACAAGTTTGGGGTCATGGACATGTTTTCTCCTGATAAAGTACCCGTGTTAGAAGACGGACAAATTACTACACATGGATACAAATATTTCAACATAGATGCCTTAAAAACAAAACTAGCGGAAAACTTTGATGAGGCTTCTGAAATCTACAAATTATCATTTTTTCTTGAGTTTCAGAAAGTTTATGTTTCTGCTTGGAAATCAACAAATATTGAATTCATTAACCCTCTGTTTCACAGGATCAAATCAGCATTTGAAAGTCTAGAAAAAGTCATAGAGATTAGAGAACAAACTGCTGATAAATTCGGCGGAATTAATATAATATCGCTAGTTCACGCAAATCAAGAAATAAAAAGACTAATCCCAATGTTGCTGTCTAAGATGATTTACGATGAGCAAAAATCAATGGTCGCCGGAAATACTGTCACCCAAACGAAGCACCTAATAATCGATGAAGCACATAACATTTTAAACTCCGAATATCATAATAACGGAGACAGTTGGCAGGACTATCGATTATCGGTATTCGAAGAAATCATTAAAGAAGGACGAAAGTTCGGTTTTTTCCTTACTTTATCAAGCCAGCGACCTGCAGATATATCTCCGACAATCATGTCGCAATTGCATAATTACATTATCCACAGATTGGTTAACGAGAAGGATTTAAAAATGCTGGAAAACACCATGCCAACCTTGGACAGAAGTTCTTATCAAATGATTCCAAGTCTTGGACAAGGTGAAGCAATAATAACTGGTAATTCAATGCAAGTACCGGTTTTTGTTAAGATCGAAAAAGAAGAAGTAATGCGTCCAAAAAGTGATGACGTTGTCTTGACTGAGCTTTGGATGTCATCAATATTAAATTAA
- a CDS encoding SIR2 family protein, translating to MELKNDQDKANIIDDSDQIKLLRKLMITKRLNFLIGSGTSAKSIGLMDDAPDDNELVKKVIGVSKVLLENDLSSDDEETIKENLNEYKDFIKSIIDVINLSNSRQTPKSVNIFTTNYDLFFEKSIDELHNTSRFVFNDGARGYFKRTLDSSNYNQVVSYKGLNDNYISEIPSISLIKPHGSVNWSKEDDKIIISTKISENPNVVKPTGNEEKDTFVNNHFYEMLRVFQLELDKPQSVLFVMGFSFQDKHIGKMIRRALQNPELIIFVFGYNDADEKTYLDNLGIDVVPNNLRILTPKDFAPCHCTKDGKKLTFQLPNLTNIINGASEEDLKDAKSK from the coding sequence ATGGAACTTAAAAACGATCAAGATAAAGCAAATATCATTGACGACAGTGATCAAATAAAGTTATTAAGAAAATTAATGATAACTAAACGATTGAATTTTCTGATTGGTTCAGGTACTTCTGCAAAATCGATCGGATTAATGGATGACGCTCCTGATGACAATGAACTTGTAAAGAAAGTTATAGGCGTAAGCAAAGTACTTTTGGAAAACGATCTCTCATCTGATGACGAAGAAACTATCAAAGAGAACCTAAACGAATACAAAGATTTTATCAAATCAATTATTGATGTCATAAACCTGTCTAATTCTAGGCAAACACCCAAGTCAGTTAATATTTTCACAACTAACTATGACTTATTTTTTGAAAAATCTATTGATGAATTGCACAACACGAGCCGTTTTGTATTTAATGATGGCGCCAGAGGGTATTTCAAACGTACTTTAGACAGTTCAAACTACAATCAGGTTGTGTCATACAAAGGCCTGAATGACAACTATATTAGTGAAATTCCATCAATTTCTTTGATAAAACCCCACGGCTCAGTAAACTGGTCAAAAGAAGACGACAAAATAATAATCTCTACGAAAATTAGCGAAAATCCCAATGTTGTAAAACCCACAGGTAACGAAGAAAAAGATACATTTGTCAATAACCATTTTTATGAAATGCTTCGTGTATTTCAATTGGAACTAGACAAACCGCAATCAGTTTTATTTGTTATGGGTTTTTCTTTTCAAGATAAGCATATTGGAAAAATGATCAGACGGGCTTTACAAAATCCAGAATTGATAATCTTTGTGTTTGGCTATAATGATGCTGATGAGAAGACCTATTTGGATAATTTGGGTATCGATGTTGTCCCTAATAATTTGAGAATTTTAACTCCTAAAGATTTTGCTCCTTGTCATTGCACAAAAGATGGAAAAAAGTTAACTTTTCAATTACCAAATTTAACCAACATTATAAATGGAGCTTCGGAGGAGGATTTGAAAGATGCCAAATCCAAGTAA
- a CDS encoding Abi family protein, which yields MNKGKSTDGLLRHIRKEHNINVNGRKDKLNLQNMGYYHGYKAYKFYRTKNRPFEIKDFSQINTLFEFDNQLKAFFYPLIMSVETSIKNRTIEVATQGNDPTIYQIFDQVLTRNKDDNETESKQKKFLRDKTNFRRSVDSLICNRYNSIFVSHYLHKDEPLPLWSIMELFSLGNVGKFLELMNKSLRIKLENSIGMYNNSIDQQAELLIKHVFILKPLRNSVAHNQIIFDCRFQDFDIRHSVKEHLVRQYGVPDISFDTITDYFLLILYYLKLFGITRSKQKKLIKDFSDIIDSFSKNINNTEIVDRVLFTNPQLKLEAAKNF from the coding sequence ATGAATAAAGGAAAATCGACTGACGGATTACTTCGCCATATTAGAAAAGAACACAATATAAATGTCAACGGAAGAAAGGATAAACTCAATCTTCAAAATATGGGCTATTATCACGGATACAAGGCATATAAGTTTTATCGAACCAAAAACAGACCTTTCGAGATAAAAGATTTTAGCCAGATTAACACGTTGTTTGAATTCGATAATCAATTGAAAGCATTTTTTTATCCATTGATCATGTCAGTTGAAACATCAATTAAAAATAGAACTATTGAGGTTGCAACGCAAGGAAATGATCCTACAATTTATCAAATATTCGACCAAGTTTTAACCAGAAATAAAGACGATAATGAAACTGAATCAAAACAGAAGAAATTTTTACGAGATAAAACTAATTTTAGGAGAAGCGTTGATAGTCTGATATGCAACAGGTACAACTCGATTTTTGTAAGTCACTATCTGCATAAAGACGAACCTCTACCTTTGTGGTCAATAATGGAGCTTTTCAGTCTAGGAAATGTTGGGAAGTTTTTAGAGCTGATGAACAAAAGTTTGCGAATAAAACTTGAGAATAGCATCGGAATGTACAACAATAGTATCGATCAACAAGCTGAACTATTGATTAAACACGTATTTATCTTGAAGCCGTTGCGTAACAGTGTTGCTCATAACCAGATTATTTTTGATTGTCGTTTTCAAGATTTCGATATTAGACATTCCGTCAAAGAACATCTAGTTAGACAGTATGGGGTGCCTGATATCTCTTTTGATACGATTACAGATTACTTTTTACTCATCCTATACTACTTAAAATTGTTTGGGATAACTCGATCTAAACAAAAAAAGCTCATCAAAGACTTTTCAGACATCATTGATAGCTTTTCCAAAAATATCAATAATACCGAAATCGTTGACCGAGTTTTATTTACCAATCCACAGTTAAAACTTGAAGCTGCTAAAAATTTTTAG
- a CDS encoding ATP-binding protein, translating to MKEKLVHQYLLSLAGDERKCKNLWKTFCAHGFAAEIYLNEPELGAYRLTNAGIVMFAKQSSEFQFNPGIKITRYSGLNPGSGANVIQETKLIGPLPRILNSAKKTLTNQLRSFDPDRCKFSGEEHYPTDAWFEGLLNAVIHRSYRIKDPITIDIFDDHLKILSPGSFPEGITTENICKNELGRNPAIGAGIASFGGTGKGVSRIFSEMNAAGLPEPIYITRSDSVKLVLKNRSSI from the coding sequence TTGAAGGAAAAGTTAGTACATCAATACCTGCTATCCTTGGCTGGCGATGAACGTAAATGTAAGAATCTTTGGAAAACTTTCTGTGCTCACGGATTTGCCGCTGAAATTTACCTTAATGAGCCAGAGTTGGGTGCATATAGATTGACCAATGCTGGAATCGTTATGTTCGCCAAGCAATCATCCGAATTCCAATTTAACCCTGGGATCAAGATCACCAGATATTCGGGTTTGAATCCTGGATCAGGAGCGAACGTGATTCAAGAGACCAAACTGATTGGCCCCCTACCCCGTATTTTAAATAGCGCAAAGAAAACCCTGACAAATCAACTTCGGAGCTTTGATCCTGACCGCTGCAAATTTAGCGGCGAAGAGCATTATCCAACAGATGCTTGGTTTGAAGGACTCCTTAATGCAGTAATCCACCGGTCATATCGTATAAAGGATCCGATTACTATTGATATTTTTGACGATCATTTAAAGATCCTCAGCCCCGGCAGTTTTCCCGAGGGAATTACGACAGAAAATATTTGCAAAAACGAACTTGGGCGCAATCCAGCAATTGGAGCCGGGATCGCCAGTTTTGGTGGGACTGGCAAAGGCGTGAGTCGGATTTTCTCTGAAATGAATGCCGCTGGTCTCCCTGAGCCGATCTACATCACTAGAAGTGATAGCGTAAAGCTCGTTTTGAAAAACCGATCTTCGATTTAA
- a CDS encoding PH domain-containing protein: MSKLCAIDNAEIGMMSGKVQVDGMWVCEDHLKQAGFKNATEALKKIDRFSLEDLQQALARNVNLKEAIDGDKSSRMAEIKAQFEAAKVVDLVGTKKEVKALPEILQPNEVVKYATSGVIKGTVLMVLTDSRILFIDKGLVYGFKSTEIPLNMVNSVSYSTGMLFGKISITNGAITTTIESVGKESAPIMVDRIKTEIANSHQAAIHHDDDQDLISKLRELKSLVDEGILTEEEFTAKKKQLLNLK, from the coding sequence ATGAGCAAATTATGTGCAATTGATAACGCTGAAATTGGGATGATGAGCGGCAAAGTTCAGGTCGACGGAATGTGGGTTTGTGAGGATCATTTAAAGCAAGCTGGTTTCAAAAATGCGACTGAAGCGTTGAAGAAGATCGATCGTTTCTCGCTGGAGGATCTGCAGCAGGCGCTTGCAAGAAATGTCAATTTAAAAGAGGCGATCGATGGGGATAAAAGTTCCCGGATGGCTGAAATCAAAGCACAGTTTGAGGCTGCTAAAGTTGTTGATCTTGTTGGAACCAAAAAAGAGGTCAAAGCGCTGCCTGAAATTTTGCAGCCCAACGAGGTCGTTAAATATGCTACAAGCGGTGTGATTAAGGGTACGGTTCTAATGGTGCTGACAGATAGCAGGATCTTGTTTATCGACAAAGGTCTGGTTTACGGCTTCAAGTCGACCGAAATCCCGCTAAACATGGTCAATAGCGTTTCGTATTCAACCGGAATGCTGTTTGGAAAAATCAGCATTACTAACGGAGCGATCACTACTACCATCGAAAGTGTTGGCAAGGAAAGCGCACCAATTATGGTCGATCGCATCAAAACCGAAATTGCTAATTCGCACCAAGCAGCCATTCATCACGATGACGATCAGGATTTGATCTCCAAATTAAGAGAGTTGAAATCTTTAGTCGATGAAGGAATCCTCACGGAAGAAGAGTTTACTGCTAAAAAGAAACAATTGTTAAATTTAAAATAG
- a CDS encoding DUF6176 family protein produces the protein MIVELEGFPVYAAKIEKAKEWMQFLKNHQAEVDQTLFAEHMQLEHIFSITINKQFYLCWYSNQTETGPNVAQSSNPIDQMHVKYWDKCIDTSKP, from the coding sequence ATGATTGTCGAACTTGAAGGATTTCCTGTCTATGCCGCTAAAATTGAAAAGGCCAAAGAATGGATGCAGTTTTTGAAAAATCATCAAGCAGAGGTCGACCAAACTTTATTCGCCGAACATATGCAACTAGAACATATTTTTTCAATTACCATTAACAAACAGTTCTATCTCTGTTGGTACTCCAATCAAACGGAAACCGGCCCGAACGTTGCACAAAGTTCAAATCCGATTGACCAGATGCACGTTAAATATTGGGATAAGTGTATCGATACGAGCAAACCATGA
- a CDS encoding DUF4865 family protein, with product MQAMQYKVGLPADYEMGIIRDRVLNNGSKTDGFTDLLFKAYLITDKSSGDLQNSYSPLYVWKQTEGMNKFIFDGFFDNIIGSFGWQNIEIGVTQTVNLSESFPKSKYVLEEYHDIPEAAALNGFEFKAESYDDMLGQVTIYNPDKWKYATFSFFENRPQDTDKKIYTILHLSLDK from the coding sequence ATGCAAGCAATGCAATATAAAGTGGGCTTACCCGCTGACTACGAGATGGGAATTATCAGAGATCGCGTCCTAAATAATGGAAGTAAGACCGACGGTTTTACTGACCTACTTTTCAAGGCATATTTAATAACTGACAAATCTTCAGGAGATTTACAAAACAGTTACTCGCCTCTATATGTTTGGAAACAGACTGAGGGAATGAATAAATTCATTTTCGACGGCTTCTTCGACAATATCATCGGATCATTCGGTTGGCAAAATATTGAAATTGGCGTAACTCAAACTGTTAATTTAAGCGAATCGTTTCCTAAGAGTAAATACGTTCTGGAAGAATATCATGATATTCCTGAAGCTGCAGCATTGAATGGCTTTGAATTTAAGGCTGAAAGCTATGATGATATGTTAGGACAAGTAACGATCTACAATCCAGATAAATGGAAATACGCAACCTTCTCATTTTTTGAAAATCGACCTCAAGACACCGATAAAAAAATATATACAATTTTACATTTATCATTAGACAAATAG
- a CDS encoding LysR family transcriptional regulator, with protein MNFNDLIVFKTIYEEKTINKAAKKLGYTQSNLTARLHALENECNTSLFVRSYNGVLATENGEKFYSFVLQTLSQFDELKNSFSKHLPELLTSELLFKYIVVDDQEFSIASTKITCKKTSKIALELNKRHYDYVVTFNKLNRNDFKLVATKDLPVSFLSGKENINDVPVLINSDHLCPLRKLTIKLVENPERLVEIDSLENISQLVLDGQATALLPNYLIKDGYQTIDDRSFSVNYYRYKYCT; from the coding sequence ATGAACTTTAACGATCTAATCGTATTCAAGACTATTTATGAAGAAAAAACCATTAACAAAGCTGCAAAAAAATTGGGCTATACCCAATCTAATTTGACTGCTCGCCTGCATGCTCTAGAAAACGAATGCAATACAAGCCTTTTTGTCCGCAGTTACAATGGCGTTTTGGCTACTGAAAACGGGGAGAAGTTTTACTCTTTCGTGCTTCAAACTTTATCCCAATTTGATGAATTAAAAAATTCATTTTCAAAACATTTACCAGAATTATTGACGTCAGAGCTGTTATTTAAGTACATTGTCGTTGATGACCAAGAATTCTCGATTGCTTCAACTAAAATTACCTGCAAAAAAACCAGCAAAATTGCCCTTGAATTAAATAAAAGACATTACGATTATGTTGTTACCTTCAACAAGTTAAACCGAAATGATTTTAAACTGGTTGCAACCAAAGACCTTCCGGTCAGTTTTCTTTCGGGCAAAGAAAACATCAATGACGTACCAGTGCTGATTAACAGCGATCATTTATGTCCGCTTCGAAAACTCACAATTAAATTAGTAGAAAATCCTGAACGCTTGGTCGAAATTGATTCCCTGGAGAACATCTCACAGTTAGTTTTAGATGGTCAAGCCACTGCACTTTTGCCTAATTACTTGATCAAAGATGGATATCAGACAATTGATGATCGTTCGTTTAGCGTTAACTATTATCGGTACAAATATTGTACTTAA